A section of the Pseudomonas tritici genome encodes:
- a CDS encoding type II toxin-antitoxin system HicA family toxin yields the protein MDSRYLIGHIVADGWYLVRIKGSHHHFKHPTKPGLVTIPHPKKDLLDKTAKSILKQALLS from the coding sequence GTGGATAGCCGATATTTAATAGGTCACATCGTTGCGGACGGTTGGTATCTGGTGCGCATCAAAGGCAGTCATCACCACTTCAAACACCCGACAAAACCGGGGCTGGTGACGATTCCACATCCAAAGAAGGACCTGTTGGACAAGACCGCCAAGAGCATTTTGAAACAAGCTCTGTTGAGTTAA